TTGCACGAGGCTTGTCCCGACCATGAAGGAGACTGGTACTTCAGCGGTGACTATCCTACTCCAGGGGGCGTGAAACTGGTCAACAAGGCATTTATTGATTACATTGAACAAATATACCAATTTTAACTCCTATATATAATAAGGTATGAGAAGATTTTTCTTGGCTTCGGTTGCAGCTTTGGCTCTTGCCGGAGGACATGCGCAAAATGTGCAGAAAGGCGATTACGGGTATCTGTATTGCCACATGAGCGGACGCGGGGAATGGACGGCATACGCCTTGAGCCGCGACGGACTGAACTATCACGACCTGTTGGACGGAGGTCCCGTGTATGATGTGCAGAAGCTTTCGCCTATTGAGGGAGGCGCGCGCGATGCTTTTATCTGCCGCACTTCGGACGGGAAAGGTTATCTGATGGTTACTACTGACATGTGTGTCGGAAAGAGCAAGCAATGGTTTAACTATGGCATCAACCTGCTCCGTAGCGATGATTTGATTCATTGGACTTCTACTACCTTCGACTTCCGCAAGGGACCGGATATTTTCTGCGATCCCGATTCACCGGATGTGTATAAGGATTATGCCGGCATCAAGCGGGTATGGGCACCTCAAATCTTTTGGGACCCTGCTTATGTATGGCCCGACGGAACCAAAGGAGGATACATGATTTATTATTCCTTGCTCAATCCTGCCGAGGACCAATACGACCGGGTATTTTATTCGTACGCCGATGCTTCGTTCACCCGATTGACCAAGCCTCGTGTGCTGGTCGACTGGGGTTATGCTACCATTGATGCTGACATCAACTATGTGCCTGCCGACGGGCTTTACCACATGCTTATCAAGAAAGAGGGAGGCACGCCGGGCATCTTTGCCGCTACTTCTGACAAACTGACCGGACCTTATAAGATAAAGGATGAAAACGATTATGTGAAGTTCGAGGGCAACAAGAAGTGCGAAGGCTGCTCGGCATTCCAGCTGGTGGGCGATTCTACGTGGCGCGTTGCTTATATCGAATATTCATCCAATCCCAAGCGGTACCGCATTTGCCAGGCAGATGAATACCTTCAGAATTTCCATTCGCCCGTTACCCTTGAAGGTGTAGCCCATCCTCAGCACGGTTCGTTTATGCGGCTTACGAAAGAGGAATACGAACGCCTTCAGAAATGGTCGGATGAACAAATGAAAAAGTGATATGGAAGAGAAAAACAAATCGAAATTTGATGCCGGATATGGTTTGGCAGTAGGGCTGATGCTGGGAGTGACAATCGGTGTTTGCCTTGATAACATAGCCTTATGGATGCCCTTAGGCTTACTCGTTGGCATCACTATTGATTTCGGTTTGAAAGGAAAGAAAGATAATAAAAAGCAATGAGTGAACAAAAGGACAAAAATTATCTTTGGCTTGTATTTATAGCTTTAGGTATGGGTATTGCGATAATAGCGGATAATTTGCTGATAGGCCTTTGTTTAGTTGCTATAGGAATTTATCTTTATACTAAGAAACTGTTTTGAATTTATCGTGCGCTGATTTGGGATGAGTTTTTGAGGCATTTCCGCTTGTGTGATGAGGAAGATAGCGGGCTATCTGACGAAGAACAGAAGCGGAAAGGACCAAAAAATCGCCCAAAGCACACACGAAAAACGGATACATCAAGACGAGAAAAACTTTTTGGAGAAATTCAAAACAGTTTCTAAGAATAAGAAAAAAACACAAAACAATAAAGACGAATTAGATTAGAATGAGAAACGTGACGTTAATCCTTGACGACGGGAGCCGGTTTCACGGCAAGTCGTTCGGTTATGAGAAGCCGGTAGCGGGTGAAGTGGTGTTTAATACGGCGATGACCGGATATCCGGAAAGCCTGACAGACCCTTCGTATGCAGGTCAGTTGATGACGTTGACTTATCCGCTGGTAGGAAACTACGGGGTGCCTCCGTTCACATTCGAGGCGAACGGTTTGCCTACTTTTATGGAGAGTGAAAAAATACATGCTGAGGCGATTATCGTGAGTGATTATAGCGAGCGGTATAGCCACTGGAATGCTGTGGAGAGCTTGGCAGACTGGTTGAAGCGTGAGCAGATTCCCGGTATCACAGGCATTGACACACGCGAACTTACGAAGGTGTTGCGTGAGCACGGTGTGATGATGGGAAAGATTGTGTTCGATGATGAACCGGACAACGTTCCCGAAGCGCAATACGCCGGAGTGAACTATGTGGATAAAGTATCGTGTAAGGAAGTGATTCGCTATAACGAGGGTAACGGGCGCAAGAAGGTAGTGTTGGTGGATTGTGGGGTGAAGTCCAATATCGTCCGTTGTCTGCTCAAGCGCGGTGTGGAGGTTATCCGTGTGCCTTGGGATTACGACTTTAACGGACTGGACTTTGACGGGCTTTTTATTTCCAACGGACCGGGCGACCCTGATACGTGCGATGCGGCTGTGCAGAACATCCGCAAAGCGATGCAGAACGAAAAACTTCCCATTTTCGGTATCTGTATGGGGAATCAGTTGCTTTCGAAGGCAGGAGGTGCAAAAATATATAAGTTAAAGTACGGTCATCGGAGCCATAACCAGCCGGTACGTATGGTAGGGACGGAGCGTTGTTTCATCACTTCGCAGAATCACGGATATGCGGTGGACAATAATACCTTGGGAGCCGATTGGGAACCGCTTTTCATCAACATGAACGATGGCTCGAACGAAGGAATCCGCCACAAATGCAATCCTTGGTTCTCGGCTCAGTTTCATCCGGAAGCAGCCAGCGGGCCTACAGATACGGAATTCCTTTTCGATGAGTTCGTGAAACTGCTCTGAGATTTAGGATAAAACGCGGATTAACGCAGATTTCCGCGGATTATTTTAATAAAAAATTTAATCTGCGTGAATCTGCGCTAATCTGCGTTTCAAAAAAGGAATAAGAACTAACTACTAATTATAGAAATATCAATGAAAGATAACATAAAGAAAGTATTGTTGCTGGGTTCCGGCGCATTGAAGATCGGTGAAGCTGGCGAATTTGATTATTCCGGTTCGCAGGCACTGAAGGCTCTTAAGGAAGAAGGTATCGAAACGGTGCTTATCAATCCCAATATCGCTACGGTGCAGACTTCGGAAGGTGTGGCTGATAAGATTTATTTCCTTCCTGTCACTCCTTATTTTGTGGAGAAAGTCATCGATAAGGAACGTCCGGATGGGGTGTTGCTCTCGTTTGGCGGACAAACGGCATTGAATTGCGGTGTCGCTCTCTATCAGGGAGGGGTGTTCGAGAAATACGGCGTGCAGGTATTGGGTACTCCCGTACAGGCCATTATGGATACGGAAGACCGCGAACTCTTTGTGAAGAAGCTGGATGAAATCAACGTGAAGACTATCAAGAGCGAGGCTTGCGAGAATATTGAGCAGGCACGCCAGGCGGCACGCGACTTGGGCTATCCGGTTATTATCCGTGCAGCATACGCCTTGGGAGGTCTTGGTTCAGGCTTTTGCGATAACGAAGAAGAACTGAATGTGCTGGCGGAAAAAGCATTTTCCTTCTCTCCGCAGGTTTTGGTGGAAAAGAGCCTGAAAGGATGGAAAGAAGTGGAATACGAGGTAGTGCGTGACCGGTTCGACAATTGCATCACGGTCTGCAATATGGAAAACTTCGACCCGCTGGGCATTCATACGGGTGAAAGTATCGTCATTGCTCCGAGCCAGACGCTGACCAACAGTGAATACCATAAGCTGCGCGAGCTTGCCATCCGTATCATCCGTCACATCGGTATCGTGGGCGAATGTAATGTGCAATATGCTTTCGACCCTGAATCGGAAGACTATCGTGTGA
The Phocaeicola salanitronis DSM 18170 genome window above contains:
- a CDS encoding glycoside hydrolase family 43 protein, giving the protein MRRFFLASVAALALAGGHAQNVQKGDYGYLYCHMSGRGEWTAYALSRDGLNYHDLLDGGPVYDVQKLSPIEGGARDAFICRTSDGKGYLMVTTDMCVGKSKQWFNYGINLLRSDDLIHWTSTTFDFRKGPDIFCDPDSPDVYKDYAGIKRVWAPQIFWDPAYVWPDGTKGGYMIYYSLLNPAEDQYDRVFYSYADASFTRLTKPRVLVDWGYATIDADINYVPADGLYHMLIKKEGGTPGIFAATSDKLTGPYKIKDENDYVKFEGNKKCEGCSAFQLVGDSTWRVAYIEYSSNPKRYRICQADEYLQNFHSPVTLEGVAHPQHGSFMRLTKEEYERLQKWSDEQMKK
- the carA gene encoding glutamine-hydrolyzing carbamoyl-phosphate synthase small subunit, yielding MRNVTLILDDGSRFHGKSFGYEKPVAGEVVFNTAMTGYPESLTDPSYAGQLMTLTYPLVGNYGVPPFTFEANGLPTFMESEKIHAEAIIVSDYSERYSHWNAVESLADWLKREQIPGITGIDTRELTKVLREHGVMMGKIVFDDEPDNVPEAQYAGVNYVDKVSCKEVIRYNEGNGRKKVVLVDCGVKSNIVRCLLKRGVEVIRVPWDYDFNGLDFDGLFISNGPGDPDTCDAAVQNIRKAMQNEKLPIFGICMGNQLLSKAGGAKIYKLKYGHRSHNQPVRMVGTERCFITSQNHGYAVDNNTLGADWEPLFINMNDGSNEGIRHKCNPWFSAQFHPEAASGPTDTEFLFDEFVKLL